A genomic region of Salinibacter pepae contains the following coding sequences:
- the rho gene encoding transcription termination factor Rho produces the protein MKISTLQDKKLDELREIARELDLTGYSDLRKQDLIYRILEAQAEGAASGEEPDLNETDPSSTPDNDAGEADHTSADASQTRGSGKPDYMRRYDPNQTELRGMIKKAGVLEVLPDGYGFLRSDEYSYQSSPDDIYVSPSQIKRFGLQEGDTVEGRVRPPKEGEKFFALIQVASINGCDPGELGERADFEFLTPIFPDERFTLEVEADSYGPRILDLFAPIGKGQRGLIVSPPKAGKTVLLQKIAHGIATNHPDTHLLTLLIDERPEEVTDMDRTVEGEVVASTFDEEPERHVEVADTVLLKVRRLVESGQDVCVLLDSITRLARAHNAVTPEKGRTLSGGIEAGALRGPKRFFGAARNVEESGSLTIIGTALIDTGSRMDQVIFEEFKGTGNMELVLDREMADRRLYPAIDLILSGTRREEELLPKPMLKRVWVMRKILADMEPIEAMEFLLDKMKDTADNEEFLEMMN, from the coding sequence ATGAAAATCTCCACCCTGCAGGACAAGAAGCTCGATGAACTCCGCGAGATCGCGCGGGAGCTGGACCTCACCGGCTACTCCGACCTGCGAAAACAAGACCTCATCTACCGCATCCTCGAGGCGCAGGCCGAGGGGGCCGCGTCGGGGGAGGAGCCCGACCTCAACGAGACGGATCCGTCTTCTACGCCGGACAACGACGCCGGGGAGGCCGACCACACGTCCGCCGACGCGTCCCAGACCCGGGGCTCCGGGAAGCCGGACTACATGCGCCGATACGACCCCAACCAGACGGAGCTCCGGGGCATGATCAAGAAGGCCGGTGTGCTCGAGGTGCTCCCGGACGGCTACGGCTTTCTCCGCTCCGACGAGTACAGCTACCAGTCGAGCCCCGACGACATTTACGTCTCGCCGTCTCAGATCAAGCGCTTCGGCCTGCAGGAGGGCGACACGGTGGAGGGCCGCGTGCGTCCCCCGAAGGAAGGCGAAAAGTTCTTCGCCCTCATTCAGGTCGCGTCGATCAACGGCTGCGACCCGGGCGAGCTCGGCGAACGGGCCGACTTCGAGTTTCTAACCCCAATTTTCCCCGATGAGCGCTTTACGCTCGAGGTGGAAGCGGACAGCTACGGCCCGCGTATTCTCGACCTGTTCGCCCCGATCGGGAAGGGGCAGCGCGGCCTCATCGTCTCGCCCCCCAAGGCGGGCAAGACGGTGCTCCTGCAGAAGATCGCCCACGGCATCGCGACGAACCACCCCGACACCCACCTCTTGACCCTCCTCATCGACGAGCGTCCGGAGGAGGTCACCGACATGGACCGGACCGTGGAAGGGGAGGTCGTCGCCTCCACCTTCGACGAGGAGCCGGAGCGCCACGTGGAGGTGGCGGACACGGTGCTTCTGAAGGTGCGTCGCCTCGTGGAATCGGGGCAGGACGTGTGCGTGCTGCTCGACTCGATTACACGCCTGGCGCGGGCCCACAACGCCGTGACGCCGGAGAAGGGGCGCACGCTGTCCGGCGGCATCGAGGCCGGGGCGCTGCGCGGCCCGAAACGGTTCTTCGGCGCGGCCCGAAACGTCGAGGAGAGCGGGTCCCTCACCATCATCGGCACCGCCCTCATCGACACGGGCAGCCGCATGGACCAGGTCATCTTCGAGGAGTTTAAGGGCACCGGCAACATGGAGCTCGTCCTGGACCGCGAGATGGCCGACCGGCGCCTCTACCCGGCCATCGACCTCATTCTGTCCGGCACCCGTCGGGAGGAGGAACTGCTGCCCAAGCCGATGCTGAAGCGCGTCTGGGTCATGCGCAAAATTCTGGCCGACATGGAGCCGATCGAGGCCATGGAATTCCTGCTCGACAAGATGAAGGACACAGCGGACAACGAGGAGTTCCTGGAGATGATGAATTAG
- a CDS encoding S41 family peptidase translates to MRAALRTLGLSLLWLLFVVVPTSAQDADPFVRHPAVHPDGDRIAFSYQGDLWTVPVDGGAPERLTIHEAYEGEPRWGPDGDRIAFTSDRFGNDDLYVMDAAGSTPTRLTHHSTGDAIGGWTPDGRLLFTTRRTYAQAEWSDEIYAVDGSGGTPDRRLDAVGSAPRMSPDGRFIAFERGYNDITKKGYEGPADRNVWVYDTENDTYTQVTTYAGNDHTPVWTGPRTLLYVSEQSGTYNVHRLALTDQGAADGAPEAVTTFDDHDVRSLSASQDGSVVAVQRQTDVYLIENGGEPRPLDVAVPADYRFDPTEKMQMTDGLRDYAVSPDGEQVALVLRGEIFLMQNEPEEPRTTRLTDHTHRDRGVAWMSDSTLVFSSDRGGNQYDLYMLASADPEHPGDLYDALQHRVTQLTDTPEDERVLAMDPDRSHVALRRGAMTPYGAGQLLTAAVADGTIEDATVLAEGWNAPTDVAWSPDGDWLAYSRNNLNFNADVYVHAADGSTGPVNVSQHPKSDAEPVWSPDGSKLGFVSDRSGNDADIWFVWLEEEDWERTQRDWEALEDEDESGAERPEDDAPPEVNIDLANIHDRLERVTALPGGEGDPVIAADGDTFYFVGGRDAGPADYNSEVDLYRIQWDGSERTRVTERDVGPSDVRLSPDDSQILFTHSGGRLARVPVAQNELERLSFTASMTVDHEAERTQIFDEVGRALNQGFYDPDFHGDDWDALLEEYRPRALEASTAQDFQAVVNRMLGELNASHMGYYAGDRAETQDERTGRLGVELDPVEAGVEVQRVVPRSPADREVSTLREGDVITTVDGQSVAEANNFYGLLEGTVEEKILLGVTSPDGETRTVRIRPTGSLDDALYREWVEDRKALVDEYSDGRLGYVHVEGMNWESFEHFERELYASGHDKEGLIIDVRYNGGGWTTDYLMTVLNVRRHAYTVPRGATDNLDQNHEQFRGHYPFGERLPYAAWTKPVAALANENSYSNAEIFSHAFKNLDHGTLVGQPTFGAVISTGGAGLLDGSYVRMPFRAWYVYQTDKNMEHGPARPDIQVENPPGIKAEGEDPQLRRSVEALLNENSE, encoded by the coding sequence ATGCGAGCCGCCCTGCGCACCCTTGGACTCTCGCTTCTCTGGCTTCTCTTCGTCGTCGTGCCGACCTCGGCCCAGGACGCCGATCCGTTCGTGCGCCACCCGGCCGTGCACCCGGACGGCGACCGGATCGCCTTTTCCTATCAGGGGGACCTCTGGACCGTCCCCGTCGACGGCGGGGCGCCCGAGCGCCTCACGATCCATGAGGCCTACGAGGGGGAGCCCCGTTGGGGCCCCGACGGCGACCGGATCGCCTTCACGAGCGACCGCTTCGGCAACGACGACCTGTACGTGATGGACGCCGCCGGCAGCACGCCGACGCGCCTCACGCACCACTCCACGGGCGACGCCATCGGCGGCTGGACGCCGGACGGCCGGCTCTTGTTCACCACTCGCCGCACGTACGCCCAGGCCGAGTGGTCGGACGAGATCTACGCGGTGGACGGGAGCGGCGGCACCCCGGACCGGCGGCTCGACGCCGTGGGCAGCGCGCCGCGCATGTCGCCCGACGGCCGCTTCATCGCCTTCGAGCGCGGGTACAACGACATCACCAAGAAGGGCTACGAGGGCCCTGCCGACCGCAACGTATGGGTCTACGACACCGAAAACGACACGTACACGCAGGTGACCACCTATGCGGGCAACGACCACACGCCGGTCTGGACCGGCCCGCGCACGCTGCTGTACGTGAGCGAGCAGAGCGGCACCTACAACGTTCACCGGCTCGCCCTCACCGACCAGGGCGCGGCCGACGGGGCGCCCGAGGCCGTCACCACGTTCGACGACCACGACGTGCGGAGCCTCAGCGCGAGCCAGGACGGGTCGGTCGTCGCCGTCCAGCGGCAGACCGACGTCTACCTGATTGAAAACGGCGGCGAGCCGCGCCCGCTGGACGTTGCCGTTCCGGCCGACTACCGGTTCGACCCCACCGAAAAGATGCAGATGACCGACGGCCTCCGCGACTACGCCGTCTCGCCCGACGGCGAACAGGTGGCCCTCGTGCTCCGCGGAGAGATCTTCCTGATGCAGAACGAACCGGAGGAGCCCCGCACCACGCGCCTCACCGACCACACCCACCGCGATCGGGGCGTGGCCTGGATGAGCGACTCCACCCTCGTCTTTTCCTCGGACCGGGGGGGGAATCAGTACGACCTCTACATGCTCGCGTCCGCCGACCCCGAGCACCCGGGCGACCTGTACGACGCCCTGCAGCACCGCGTGACCCAGCTTACGGACACGCCGGAGGATGAGCGGGTGCTGGCCATGGATCCCGACCGCTCGCACGTCGCCCTCCGGCGGGGCGCCATGACGCCCTACGGGGCCGGCCAGCTCCTCACGGCCGCCGTGGCGGACGGGACGATCGAGGACGCGACCGTGCTCGCAGAGGGCTGGAACGCCCCCACCGACGTGGCCTGGAGCCCCGACGGCGACTGGCTCGCCTATAGCCGGAACAACCTCAACTTCAACGCCGACGTCTACGTCCACGCCGCCGACGGCTCCACCGGCCCGGTCAACGTAAGCCAGCATCCCAAGAGCGACGCCGAACCGGTGTGGAGCCCCGACGGCTCGAAGCTGGGCTTCGTCTCCGACCGCAGCGGCAACGACGCGGACATCTGGTTCGTGTGGCTGGAGGAGGAGGACTGGGAGAGGACACAGCGCGACTGGGAGGCACTTGAAGACGAGGACGAGTCCGGTGCGGAACGCCCCGAGGACGACGCGCCCCCCGAGGTGAACATCGACCTCGCAAACATCCACGACCGCCTCGAGCGCGTCACGGCCCTGCCCGGGGGCGAGGGCGATCCCGTCATCGCCGCGGACGGCGACACCTTCTACTTCGTGGGCGGCCGGGACGCCGGCCCGGCCGACTACAATTCCGAGGTCGACCTCTACCGCATCCAGTGGGACGGCTCCGAGCGGACGCGCGTCACGGAGCGCGACGTCGGCCCCTCCGACGTCCGCCTCTCGCCGGACGACTCCCAGATCCTCTTCACCCACTCCGGCGGCCGGCTGGCCCGCGTGCCCGTCGCGCAGAACGAGCTGGAGCGCCTCTCCTTCACCGCCTCGATGACGGTGGACCACGAGGCGGAACGGACCCAGATCTTCGACGAGGTGGGCCGGGCCCTGAACCAGGGCTTCTACGACCCCGACTTCCACGGCGACGACTGGGACGCACTGCTCGAAGAATACCGGCCGCGCGCCCTGGAGGCCTCCACCGCCCAGGACTTTCAGGCCGTCGTCAACCGCATGCTCGGTGAGCTCAACGCCAGCCACATGGGGTATTACGCCGGCGACCGGGCCGAGACGCAGGACGAGCGCACCGGCCGCCTCGGCGTGGAGCTTGATCCGGTCGAGGCCGGCGTGGAGGTGCAACGGGTGGTGCCCCGTTCCCCCGCCGACCGGGAGGTCAGCACGCTTCGGGAGGGGGACGTGATTACCACCGTGGACGGACAGTCCGTGGCGGAGGCCAATAACTTTTACGGGCTGCTGGAAGGGACCGTCGAGGAGAAAATCCTCCTGGGCGTCACGAGCCCCGACGGGGAGACGCGCACGGTGCGCATCCGCCCCACCGGGAGCCTCGACGATGCACTGTACCGCGAGTGGGTGGAGGACCGCAAGGCACTCGTCGACGAGTATTCCGACGGGCGCCTCGGCTACGTCCACGTGGAGGGGATGAACTGGGAGAGCTTCGAGCACTTCGAGCGGGAGCTGTACGCCAGCGGCCACGACAAAGAGGGGCTCATCATCGACGTGCGCTACAACGGCGGCGGCTGGACGACCGACTACCTCATGACGGTGCTCAACGTGCGCCGGCACGCCTACACCGTGCCCCGCGGCGCCACGGACAACCTCGACCAGAACCACGAGCAGTTCCGCGGGCACTATCCGTTTGGCGAGCGCCTCCCCTACGCGGCCTGGACGAAGCCGGTGGCCGCCCTCGCCAACGAAAACAGCTACTCCAACGCCGAGATTTTCTCCCACGCCTTCAAGAACCTCGACCACGGCACGCTCGTGGGGCAGCCCACCTTCGGGGCCGTCATCTCGACCGGCGGGGCGGGCCTGCTCGACGGCTCCTACGTGCGCATGCCCTTCCGGGCGTGGTATGTCTACCAGACCGACAAGAACATGGAGCACGGCCCCGCCCGGCCCGACATTCAGGTCGAAAACCCGCCGGGCATCAAGGCGGAGGGCGAGGACCCCCAGCTGCGCCGCTCCGTGGAGGCCCTCCTGAACGAGAACAGCGAGTAG
- a CDS encoding TIGR01548 family HAD-type hydrolase, giving the protein MPENVDLNALLFDMDGVLVDVSRSYRRAIEETVEHFTGRQIGENAIQRYKNYGGFEDDWKLTHAIVTDTAMEVPISRVIDEFQDRYRGDNWDGFITEEPPLIDDQTLDRLNQSHILGIVTGRPEEEAQWTLDHQNWTDYFPLLVGKEKQGDRAKPNPFPLEHSLTMLAAAGCPIDPEEAVYVGDSVDDMDAAQKAGMWRIGVVPPYVETDEHKPLLEEHGAHVVIDDLNTLPDVLATLGERTPARSTR; this is encoded by the coding sequence ATGCCCGAGAACGTAGACCTCAATGCGTTGCTGTTCGACATGGATGGCGTCCTGGTGGACGTCTCCCGCTCGTACCGGCGCGCGATCGAGGAGACCGTCGAGCACTTCACCGGCCGCCAGATCGGTGAGAATGCCATCCAGCGGTACAAAAACTACGGCGGCTTCGAGGACGACTGGAAGCTGACCCACGCCATCGTCACCGACACGGCGATGGAGGTCCCCATCAGCCGCGTGATCGACGAGTTTCAGGACCGCTATCGCGGCGACAATTGGGACGGCTTTATCACAGAAGAGCCCCCGCTGATCGACGATCAGACCCTCGACCGGCTCAATCAGAGCCACATCTTGGGCATCGTCACCGGACGGCCCGAGGAGGAGGCCCAGTGGACCCTCGACCACCAGAACTGGACGGACTACTTTCCCCTTCTCGTGGGCAAAGAGAAGCAGGGCGACCGGGCAAAGCCCAATCCCTTCCCCCTCGAACACTCCCTCACCATGCTGGCCGCCGCCGGCTGCCCCATCGATCCGGAAGAGGCAGTCTACGTCGGCGACTCGGTCGACGACATGGACGCGGCCCAGAAGGCCGGCATGTGGCGCATCGGGGTCGTCCCCCCGTACGTGGAGACCGACGAGCACAAGCCGTTGTTGGAGGAGCACGGGGCGCACGTCGTCATCGACGACCTCAACACCCTGCCCGATGTCTTGGCCACCCTGGGCGAGCGCACGCCCGCCCGGTCGACGCGGTAG
- a CDS encoding OmpA family protein produces MRFLFGLLSAVVLVGCQQGNQDTRPPALQGRIDSFRTANQNLTRQVQALRDSLRAREAGTPLQPPIYFPSGSAWIPDRGRRRLDEHAATIKDESPNADFRIQGYTDPVPIGPSLQDTYPSNWYLSAQRAAAVAHYLDTTHDIRTASLEIEAFGPRTTVGPDETPERRREDRRVEIVVEDGP; encoded by the coding sequence ATGCGCTTCTTGTTCGGGCTTCTTTCGGCGGTCGTTCTCGTGGGGTGCCAGCAGGGCAACCAGGACACCAGGCCGCCGGCGCTGCAGGGACGGATCGACTCCTTCCGGACGGCCAACCAGAACCTGACCCGTCAGGTGCAGGCGCTTCGTGATTCGTTGCGGGCCCGGGAGGCGGGCACCCCGCTCCAACCGCCGATCTATTTCCCCTCGGGCAGCGCCTGGATTCCGGACCGCGGGCGCCGGCGGCTCGACGAGCACGCCGCCACGATCAAGGACGAGTCCCCGAACGCGGACTTTCGCATACAGGGGTACACCGACCCCGTGCCCATCGGGCCCAGTCTTCAGGACACGTACCCGAGCAACTGGTACCTATCGGCCCAGCGGGCCGCGGCGGTGGCCCACTACCTCGACACGACCCACGACATCCGGACGGCGAGCCTCGAGATCGAGGCGTTCGGGCCGCGGACGACGGTGGGGCCGGACGAGACGCCGGAGCGACGCCGCGAAGACCGCCGGGTGGAGATTGTCGTGGAGGACGGCCCGTAG
- a CDS encoding NUDIX hydrolase, with the protein MARSLCVVYMLLFASVSTPDAPVSAVAERGLFPSDGGVRVWKTLGAVPDGTDPVLVVDPQALPAPSAETAAAVRVPFVPPAALRNVAPYRPPAPVAAGGGYVSCPLPNDVALLVIFRRGVWDLPKGTQDPGESIEACARREVQEEVGVKSLRVVRGLGTTQHGYPDGTRYAVKTTHWYLMRTPERAFEPDRREGIRRVTRGRWAVARAHMGYDTLRQHMDRVEGTVRAALGT; encoded by the coding sequence ATGGCTCGTTCACTGTGTGTCGTGTACATGCTCCTGTTTGCGTCCGTCTCGACCCCCGACGCCCCGGTGTCTGCCGTGGCGGAGCGTGGGCTCTTTCCGTCCGACGGGGGCGTACGGGTGTGGAAAACCCTGGGGGCGGTGCCCGATGGCACGGATCCCGTGCTCGTGGTGGACCCGCAGGCGCTTCCCGCCCCCAGTGCGGAGACGGCGGCCGCGGTGCGCGTGCCGTTCGTGCCGCCGGCTGCCCTCCGCAACGTCGCCCCCTATCGTCCCCCTGCACCGGTGGCCGCCGGCGGCGGCTATGTGAGCTGCCCGCTGCCGAACGACGTGGCGCTGCTGGTGATCTTTCGGCGCGGCGTGTGGGACCTGCCGAAGGGGACGCAAGACCCCGGCGAGTCCATCGAGGCCTGTGCCCGGCGCGAGGTGCAGGAGGAGGTGGGGGTCAAAAGCCTTCGCGTCGTCCGCGGGCTCGGCACCACCCAGCACGGCTATCCGGACGGGACGCGCTACGCCGTAAAGACGACGCACTGGTACCTGATGCGGACGCCGGAGCGCGCCTTTGAGCCGGACCGGCGCGAGGGCATCCGACGGGTGACGCGGGGCCGATGGGCGGTGGCCCGGGCGCACATGGGCTACGACACGCTCCGGCAACACATGGACCGGGTTGAGGGAACGGTCCGTGCGGCGTTGGGAACGTAG
- a CDS encoding SulP family inorganic anion transporter — protein MWHQAWAWLRDTLPLLQWLPDYTTEALRGDATAGLTVGVMLIPQGMAYAVIAGVPPIYGLYAGLVPLLVYPLIGSSRHLALGPVSIDMLIIAAGVGAIAQAGTERYVALAILLTAMVGLLQMAMGAMKLGFVANLLSRPVIAGLTTAASFIIAISQIGSLLGVELGRSQYIHVLLIEAVQNAGNTHLLTLGIGTASIVLLMGLPRWLPKVPEALIVVVAGTLAGWGFGLREKGVSVVGSIPQGLPAPELWALSFSDLNTLLPAAITLALVQFMKDISLDRIFAARHGYTIDANRELIGVGAGNFFGSLFQSIPASGSFSRSAVNEQSGARTALANVFAAGVIALTLLFLTPLFYHLPTPVLAAIIIVSGFGLFDLRELRSLFKARRRDGYIALFTAGCTLFIGIQEGILLGIGTSVVAMLYRISRPNVAELGHVPGTRLFRDLDRFEQAARLRDIMVLRVDAAFSFANAEYFKDFILEKSEREGRPVKVVIVDGSSINGLDTTAIDALFSVTESLEEEGIELHLTGLIGPVREVVRRSGLHALLGENKFHLDPHQAVVSVLERWDAAEGTDRVTHYFNMADSEETEATPAAS, from the coding sequence ATGTGGCATCAAGCCTGGGCGTGGCTTCGCGATACGCTTCCGCTGCTTCAGTGGCTCCCGGACTATACGACGGAGGCCCTGCGCGGGGACGCGACGGCGGGGCTCACGGTGGGCGTCATGCTCATCCCGCAGGGCATGGCCTACGCCGTCATCGCGGGGGTCCCGCCGATCTACGGGCTGTATGCCGGCCTCGTGCCGCTGCTCGTCTACCCGCTGATCGGGAGCTCGCGGCACCTTGCGCTCGGGCCCGTGTCGATCGACATGCTGATCATCGCGGCGGGCGTGGGGGCGATCGCCCAGGCCGGGACGGAGCGCTACGTGGCCCTCGCCATTCTGCTCACCGCGATGGTGGGGCTGCTGCAGATGGCGATGGGGGCCATGAAGCTCGGGTTTGTGGCCAACCTGTTGTCCCGACCGGTCATCGCCGGCCTCACGACGGCCGCCTCGTTCATTATCGCCATCAGCCAGATTGGAAGCCTGCTCGGGGTGGAGCTGGGGCGCTCCCAGTACATTCACGTGTTGCTCATTGAGGCCGTTCAGAATGCGGGCAACACCCACCTGCTCACACTGGGCATCGGAACCGCAAGCATCGTGCTGCTCATGGGCCTCCCCCGCTGGCTTCCCAAGGTCCCTGAGGCCCTGATCGTGGTCGTCGCCGGCACGCTCGCCGGGTGGGGCTTTGGGCTTCGGGAGAAGGGCGTCTCGGTCGTCGGGTCCATTCCGCAGGGCCTCCCCGCTCCCGAACTGTGGGCGCTCAGCTTCTCGGACCTCAACACGCTCCTGCCGGCGGCCATTACCCTCGCGCTCGTGCAGTTTATGAAGGACATTTCGCTGGACCGCATCTTTGCGGCCCGGCACGGCTACACGATCGACGCCAACCGGGAGCTCATCGGGGTCGGGGCCGGCAACTTCTTCGGCAGCCTGTTCCAGAGCATTCCCGCGTCGGGCAGCTTCTCCCGGTCGGCCGTGAACGAGCAGTCGGGCGCCCGGACGGCCCTCGCCAACGTCTTTGCGGCCGGGGTGATCGCGCTCACCCTGCTCTTCCTCACACCGCTGTTCTACCACCTCCCCACGCCGGTGCTCGCGGCCATCATTATCGTCTCGGGCTTCGGGCTGTTCGACCTGCGGGAGCTGCGCAGCCTGTTCAAGGCGCGGCGGCGGGACGGATACATCGCCCTCTTTACGGCGGGCTGCACCCTTTTTATCGGGATTCAGGAGGGCATTCTGCTCGGCATCGGCACGTCCGTCGTCGCCATGCTCTACCGCATCAGCCGCCCCAACGTGGCCGAGCTCGGGCACGTCCCGGGCACTCGCCTCTTCCGCGACCTGGACCGGTTCGAGCAGGCCGCCCGCCTGCGGGACATCATGGTGCTGCGGGTGGACGCGGCCTTCTCGTTCGCGAACGCCGAGTACTTCAAGGACTTCATTCTGGAGAAAAGCGAGCGCGAAGGACGCCCCGTGAAGGTCGTGATCGTGGACGGGAGCAGCATCAACGGCCTCGACACGACGGCCATCGATGCCCTGTTTTCGGTCACCGAGTCGCTGGAGGAGGAGGGCATCGAGCTCCACCTGACTGGGCTCATTGGCCCGGTGCGCGAGGTGGTGCGGCGCTCGGGGCTGCACGCCCTGCTCGGCGAGAACAAGTTTCACCTCGATCCGCACCAGGCCGTCGTGAGCGTGCTGGAGCGCTGGGACGCCGCGGAGGGGACCGACCGCGTCACGCACTACTTCAACATGGCGGACTCGGAGGAGACGGAGGCCACGCCCGCGGCGTCGTAG
- a CDS encoding DUF2459 domain-containing protein, whose protein sequence is MQWWRSLLLGAGAVWLVVLAARCHLPRRSVSAGGGPDSTGVIYVVQHGWHAGIAVRRADVPAGRWPVLDDVADAQYVEVGWGEAQYYPGASRGVWGALRAGAWPTGSVVHVVPIDRPVPDRFPARTVVRVPVSPAELDAFTTFVAASFAVDSTGRVPTAAPGYYADSRFYASPLPYHVFNNCNHWAAAALEAAGCDASPRWAFTVGQVISRAKACGTLVQGEG, encoded by the coding sequence ATGCAGTGGTGGCGCAGTCTTCTCCTCGGCGCGGGGGCCGTCTGGCTCGTCGTGCTGGCGGCCCGCTGTCACCTGCCGCGGCGGTCCGTCTCGGCGGGGGGAGGGCCCGACAGCACGGGTGTCATCTATGTCGTGCAGCACGGCTGGCACGCCGGCATCGCCGTCCGCCGCGCCGATGTGCCCGCCGGCCGGTGGCCCGTCCTGGACGATGTCGCCGACGCGCAGTACGTGGAGGTGGGCTGGGGGGAGGCGCAGTACTACCCCGGCGCGTCGCGGGGCGTGTGGGGGGCGCTCCGGGCCGGCGCCTGGCCCACGGGCAGCGTGGTGCACGTCGTGCCCATCGACCGGCCCGTGCCCGACCGGTTTCCGGCGCGGACCGTCGTCCGGGTGCCAGTATCGCCCGCCGAGCTGGACGCCTTCACTACGTTCGTGGCGGCGTCGTTCGCCGTCGACTCCACGGGACGAGTGCCCACGGCGGCGCCGGGATACTACGCCGACAGTCGGTTCTACGCGTCGCCGCTCCCGTACCACGTCTTCAACAACTGCAACCACTGGGCCGCGGCGGCGCTCGAAGCGGCCGGGTGCGACGCATCCCCGCGCTGGGCCTTCACCGTCGGGCAGGTCATCTCCAGGGCGAAGGCGTGCGGGACGCTCGTTCAGGGGGAGGGGTAG
- a CDS encoding DinB family protein, giving the protein MDSNAALRSHLTDLLTARQAHCTFADAVAHTPTERRGDRPESLPYSVWELAEHIRRAQRDILDYCRAPDYQARDWPHDYWPDAPAPSTPTAWDASVAQVQADQEALCDLVTDETIDLYETVPSSDEHTYLREVMLVADHTAYHVGQIVAVRRELGLWPPSGDAE; this is encoded by the coding sequence ATGGATTCGAACGCCGCCCTCCGCTCCCACCTCACGGACCTCCTCACCGCCCGACAGGCCCACTGCACGTTCGCGGACGCCGTGGCCCACACGCCCACGGAGCGTCGCGGCGACCGTCCCGAATCCCTGCCGTACTCGGTGTGGGAGCTCGCCGAGCACATCCGGCGCGCCCAGCGCGACATTCTCGACTACTGCCGCGCGCCGGACTATCAGGCGCGCGACTGGCCCCACGACTACTGGCCCGATGCGCCGGCCCCCTCCACCCCCACAGCGTGGGACGCGTCCGTGGCCCAGGTGCAGGCGGACCAGGAGGCCCTGTGCGATCTCGTCACCGACGAGACGATCGACCTCTACGAGACGGTCCCGTCCAGCGACGAGCACACGTACCTCCGAGAGGTCATGCTCGTGGCCGACCACACCGCCTACCACGTCGGACAGATTGTGGCCGTACGCCGCGAGCTCGGCCTCTGGCCCCCGAGCGGGGACGCCGAATGA
- a CDS encoding polyhydroxyalkanoic acid system family protein — protein sequence MADIDITRSHSLGRDDGRAAVGRVADKLETELGVDAEWTGDTLQFSGQGADGHIEVEADAVHVAINLSAFLQPMRSRVQAEAEDYLDQSLQSQA from the coding sequence ATGGCCGACATCGACATCACCCGCTCGCATTCTCTGGGGCGCGACGACGGCCGCGCGGCCGTCGGGCGCGTCGCCGACAAGCTCGAAACGGAGCTCGGGGTCGACGCCGAGTGGACGGGCGACACGCTGCAGTTCAGCGGGCAGGGGGCCGACGGCCACATTGAGGTGGAGGCCGACGCGGTGCACGTTGCCATCAACCTCAGTGCCTTCCTGCAGCCGATGCGCAGTCGGGTCCAGGCGGAGGCCGAGGACTACCTGGACCAGTCCCTGCAGTCGCAGGCGTAG